A region from the Vicia villosa cultivar HV-30 ecotype Madison, WI linkage group LG3, Vvil1.0, whole genome shotgun sequence genome encodes:
- the LOC131661686 gene encoding pentatricopeptide repeat-containing protein At5g48910-like — translation MGANVASTLVYMAERCTSMRDLKLIHAHAFRACLHQHTVVLGKLFRFAAVSPFGDLSYAHNMFDQMPHPSTFFYNTLIRAHSHSTTPSLSSLFFNTMRQNDVAPDEFSFTFLLKSRSFTTPFVHDTHSAVFKFGFCRHLHVQNALIHMYAVGGVTLLARRVFEDAIKVGLDVDIVSWSGLLVAHLRAGELDVARKVFDQMPERDVVSWTIMLSGYSQAKRPRETLALFQEMRLVGVWPDEVTMVSVISACAELGDVEMGRMVHRFVEENGFGWMVALCNALIDMYGKCGCLEEAWHMFDRMKRKSLVTWNAMMMVCANHGYADDAFRLFEWMIGSGVVPDGVTILSLLVAYAHKGLIDEGIRLFGSMQKEYGVQPRIEHYGAVVDMLGRSGRLQEAYDLLTSMPIPSNDVIWGALLGACRIHGDVGMGERVIKKLLELKPDEGGYYILLRDIYVAAGRTVEANEIRQAMLASGARKNPGCSWVEA, via the coding sequence ATGGGTGCCAATGTTGCATCAACACTTGTCTACATGGCAGAGAGGTGCACTTCCATGCGAGACCTCAAGCTCATCCACGCTCACGCCTTCCGCGCCTGCCTCCACCAACACACCGTCGTTCTCGGCAAGCTCTTCCGCTTCGCCGCCGTCTCTCCCTTCGGCGACTTATCCTACGCCCACAACATGTTTGACCAAATGCCCCATCCATCCACCTTCTTCTATAACACCCTCATCCGTGCCCATTCCCACTCCACTACCCCTTCTCTCTCCTCCCTATTCTTCAACACCATGAGGCAAAACGACGTCGCCCCAGATGAGTTTTCCTTCACCTTCTTGCTAAAGTCACGTTCTTTCACCACCCCTTTTGTCCATGACACACATAGTGCTGTTTTCAAGTTTGGTTTTTGCCGCCATTTGCATGTTCAGAACGCGTTGATACACATGTATGCTGTTGGGGGAGTGACCCTTTTGGCTCGTAGGGTTTTTGAGGATGCAATTAAAGTGGGTTTGGATGTTGATATTGTGTCGTGGTCCGGGTTGCTTGTTGCGCACTTAAGAGCTGGTGAATTGGATGTTGCGCGAAAGGTATTTGATCAAATGCCTGAGAGAGATGTTGTTTCGTGGACCATTATGTTGTCTGGTTATTCGCAGGCCAAGCGGCCCCGTGAGACCTTGGCATTGTTTCAGGAGATGAGGCTTGTGGGGGTGTGGCCGGATGAGGTTACCATGGTGAGTGTGATTTCGGCTTGTGCGGAGTTAGGTGACGTGGAAATGGGTAGGATGGTGCACCGGTTTGTTGAGGAGAATGGGTTTGGGTGGATGGTTGCGCTTTGCAATGCTCTCATTGATATGTATGGGAAGTGTGGATGCTTGGAGGAGGCGTGGCACATGTTTGATAGGATGAAGAGGAAGAGCTTGGTCACGTGGAATGCGATGATGATGGTGTGTGCGAATCACGGCTATGCTGATGATGCATTTAGGTTATTTGAATGGATGATTGGTTCTGGGGTTGTGCCTGATGGGGTGACAATTCTGTCACTTCTTGTAGCATATGCTCATAAGGGGTTGATTGATGAAGGAATTAGATTGTTTGGGAGCATGCAGAAGGAATATGGTGTGCAACCTAGAATCGAGCATTATGGTGCTGTGGTGGATATGTTAGGACGTTCAGGGAGATTACAGGAGGCGTATGATCTGCTTACAAGCATGCCAATTCCAAGCAATGATGTTATTTGGGGAGCTTTACTTGGAGCCTGCAGGATTCACGGTGATGTTGGCATGGGAGAAAGGGTTataaagaagttgttggaattgAAACCAGATGAAGGGGGATACTATATTCTCCTCCGTGATATCTATGTCGCTGCAGGCCGGACTGTAGAAGCCAATGAGATTAGGCAAGCCATGCTAGCTAGTGGAGCAAGGAAAAATCCTGGCTGTAGTTGGGTGGAAGCATGA
- the LOC131658216 gene encoding ATPase 1, plasma membrane-type-like, giving the protein MSTITFSHAKGSLQIFIDLQDTQTKHQETHLSTNENNIGNAVAALMADFAPKTKVLRNGKWCEKEASILVLGDITSIKLGDIIPFNARLLEGDPLKVNQATLTRKSLSVTRHPEQKVFSYSNCKQGENEVIFIATSIHTFIGRATHLVDHINNVGKFHMVLKSTENFGICSITVVILIGRIPIIMKTILFVSRAIGSHKFSKQGATAKSITLTEEITGVTIIDSGKTKTFTFTTLLIDMDLIKVFIKGIYMERMIPLVASTVRLASFVEANSNYSKVLL; this is encoded by the coding sequence ATGAGCACTATTACGTTTTCACATGCTAAGGGTTCTCTTCAAATTTTCATTGACTTACAAGATACTCAAACAAAACATCAAGAAACACATCTCTCCACCAATGAAAACAATATTGGAAATGCTGTTGCCGCTCTTATGGCAGACTTTGCTCCTAAGACAAAGGTTCTTAGAAATGGTAAATGGTGCGAGAAAGAAGCTTCAATCCTAGTTCTAGGTGATATCACTAGCATCAAACTTGGTGACATAATACCATTCAATGCTCGTCTTCTAGAAGGTGATCCTTTAAAGGTTAACCAAGCAACATTAACACGAAAATCACTTTCGGTCACTCGACATCCAGAACAAAAAGTTTTCTCATATTCAAATTGCAAACAAGGAGAAAATGAAGTCATTTTTATTGCAACCAGTATTCACACATTCATTGGAAGAGCAACACATTTGGTTGACCATATAAACAATGTTGGAAAATTCCATATGGTCCTCAAATCAACTGAAAACTTTGGTATCTGTTCTATTACAGTTGTCATTTTGATTGGTAGAATTCCTATTATTATGAAAACTATTTTGTTTGTGTCAAGGGCTATTGGTTCTCATAAATTTTCTAAACAAGGTGCTACTGCAAAAAGCATAACTCTCACTGAGGAAATAACTGGTGTAACCATTATTGACAGTGGAAAGACAAAGACTTTTACATTTACCACATTGCTCATTGATATGGACTTGATTAAAGTTTTTATTAAGGGTATATATATGGAACGTATGATTCCTCTTGTTGCTAGTACTGTTAGGTTAGCCTCTTTTGTTGAAGCTAATTCTAATTACTCTAAAGTTCTGCTCTAG